One genomic region from Candidatus Limnocylindrales bacterium encodes:
- a CDS encoding DUF3604 domain-containing protein, whose translation MHPRRNRATAAAAAARAAMLWVSVLAAGCRGESQGPGTIHGKAIPEAVVAARSESQKNAAVLVSAAAHARVPDKQILFGDLHVHSSFSADAFLMSLPLMQGTGVHPVATACDFARYCSGLDFWGITDHAESLTPRRWQQTIETIRRCNAIGASSKTPDLISFLGFEWTQIGLAAEEHYGHRNVILKDLDDDRIPRRPIAASAFAGQVMSDKLPAAVRYLLPQIDWRNRSRYLDFLQFWSETRQTEACPTGVDVKDVTDDCIDYAKTPAELFEKLEQWNADSIVVPHGMTWGTYTPPAYFFDKSLRGAENGLVEIFSGDGNTEEYRSWREAGIDPQGQLVCPEPTADYEPCCWRAGEIIRSRCKDPASDECRTRVDDARRNYLAAGASGRLTISGADVAAWGVCGQCLDCFDPVFEPRPGGSLQYALALTDFSDPAAPRRLHAGFIGSSDNHSARPGTGYKEIQRHGMTDAFGPRSAFWRRWARPLGKANPDSEAIDPKNNRFQRFQILDFERSSSFYYTGGLVALHAERRDRDAVWDALQRREVYATSGERILLWFDLVRGDDAVAPMGASLTWSGKPTFRVRAVGSPEQKPGCPAFTFEGLEAKRVKRLCGGECYNPSDTRHRISRIEVVRIRPQVRPGEPIARLIEDPWKTLECEKSENGCAVEFSDPDFAGGSRDVLYYVRAIQEPTLAINAGGLRCSADATGKCTQVSPCYGDWRTPYDDDCLAPNEERAWSSPIYLAWKAAGEEDSRSRRSR comes from the coding sequence ATGCATCCGAGGCGAAACCGTGCGACCGCTGCCGCGGCGGCAGCGCGAGCGGCAATGCTGTGGGTGTCAGTGCTCGCAGCCGGTTGTCGCGGCGAATCCCAGGGCCCCGGCACGATACACGGCAAGGCCATTCCCGAAGCCGTCGTCGCAGCGCGCAGCGAGTCGCAGAAGAACGCGGCCGTGCTGGTCTCTGCCGCCGCGCACGCACGCGTTCCGGACAAGCAGATCCTTTTCGGCGATCTGCACGTGCACAGCAGCTTTTCGGCCGACGCGTTCCTGATGAGCCTGCCGCTGATGCAGGGAACCGGCGTGCATCCGGTTGCGACGGCGTGCGACTTTGCGCGCTATTGCTCCGGTCTCGATTTCTGGGGCATCACCGACCACGCCGAATCGCTGACTCCCCGCCGCTGGCAACAGACGATCGAAACGATCCGTCGCTGCAATGCCATCGGCGCGAGCTCGAAAACCCCCGACCTCATCTCGTTTCTCGGCTTCGAATGGACGCAGATCGGATTGGCTGCGGAAGAGCACTACGGACACCGCAACGTCATCCTGAAGGACCTCGACGACGACAGGATTCCCAGACGACCGATCGCCGCGTCGGCGTTTGCCGGTCAGGTCATGAGCGACAAGCTTCCGGCCGCCGTGCGTTACCTTCTGCCGCAGATCGACTGGCGCAATCGCAGCCGTTACCTCGATTTCCTGCAGTTCTGGAGCGAAACACGTCAGACCGAAGCGTGCCCGACCGGTGTCGACGTAAAGGACGTCACCGACGACTGCATCGACTACGCAAAGACTCCGGCCGAGCTCTTCGAGAAGCTCGAACAGTGGAACGCCGACAGCATCGTCGTGCCGCACGGCATGACGTGGGGAACCTACACGCCGCCGGCGTACTTTTTCGACAAGTCGCTGCGCGGCGCAGAAAACGGACTGGTCGAGATCTTCTCCGGCGACGGCAACACCGAGGAGTATCGATCGTGGCGCGAAGCCGGCATCGATCCGCAGGGACAGCTCGTCTGCCCGGAGCCGACCGCCGACTATGAGCCGTGCTGCTGGCGCGCGGGAGAAATCATTCGCTCGCGATGCAAGGATCCTGCGTCGGACGAGTGCCGGACCCGTGTCGACGATGCGCGGCGCAACTATCTTGCCGCCGGTGCCTCAGGCCGCCTTACGATCTCCGGTGCGGACGTCGCGGCATGGGGCGTGTGCGGACAATGTCTCGACTGCTTCGATCCGGTCTTCGAGCCGCGTCCGGGCGGCTCGCTGCAGTACGCGCTCGCGCTCACCGATTTCAGCGATCCCGCCGCGCCGCGTCGGCTGCATGCGGGATTCATCGGCTCGAGCGACAATCATTCGGCGCGGCCCGGCACCGGCTACAAGGAAATCCAGCGGCACGGAATGACCGATGCGTTCGGCCCGCGCAGCGCGTTCTGGCGGCGATGGGCGCGACCGCTCGGCAAGGCGAACCCCGATTCGGAAGCGATCGATCCCAAGAACAATCGCTTCCAGCGTTTTCAAATTCTCGATTTCGAGCGCAGCTCGTCGTTCTACTACACCGGCGGCCTGGTGGCGCTGCACGCCGAGCGCCGCGACCGCGACGCGGTCTGGGACGCGCTCCAGCGCCGGGAAGTCTACGCGACCAGCGGCGAGCGGATCCTGCTGTGGTTCGATCTGGTGCGCGGCGACGACGCCGTCGCGCCGATGGGAGCGAGTCTCACGTGGTCCGGCAAACCCACGTTCCGAGTACGCGCGGTCGGAAGCCCCGAGCAGAAACCCGGCTGCCCCGCATTCACGTTCGAAGGCCTCGAGGCGAAGCGAGTAAAGCGCCTGTGCGGCGGCGAGTGTTACAACCCGTCCGACACACGCCACCGCATCTCGCGCATCGAAGTGGTCCGCATCCGGCCGCAGGTACGACCCGGCGAGCCGATTGCGCGGCTGATCGAGGATCCGTGGAAAACGCTCGAATGCGAGAAGTCCGAAAACGGCTGTGCCGTCGAGTTCAGCGATCCGGACTTTGCGGGCGGATCGCGCGACGTCCTGTACTACGTGCGGGCGATCCAGGAACCGACGCTCGCGATCAACGCGGGTGGGCTGCGCTGCAGTGCGGACGCGACCGGCAAGTGTACGCAGGTCTCGCCATGCTACGGAGACTGGCGAACGCCGTATGACGACGACTGCCTGGCTCCGAACGAGGAGCGCGCGTGGTCGTCGCCGATCTATCTCGCCTGGAAAGCGGCCGGCGAGGAAGACAGCCGCTCGAGAAGATCGCGGTAG
- the ispH gene encoding 4-hydroxy-3-methylbut-2-enyl diphosphate reductase, which produces MRASPEQSTSDTTTAGKRLLVASPRGFCAGVSYAIEIVDLVLDHYGPPVWVRHEIVHNRHVCDRLRARGAIFVDDLSLVPPGSLLIFSAHGVAPSVRNEADGRNLRVIDATCPLVTKVHLEALRFAREDYRILLIGHRGHVEVEGTLGHAPERMCLVETVADVEALDLAADERIAVVTQTTLSVDDTREVVEAIQRRFPQARTPKKDDICYATQNRQTAVKDLALRCGLVLVIGSPSSSNANRLVEVARTTGARAHLIECAADVNADWLADTAAVGLTAGASTPEGLVQETIERLRLLGCNEAEDLETARENVTFTLPRELRAIASARDPRELEAQRLPRGQQ; this is translated from the coding sequence ATGCGTGCTTCGCCAGAGCAATCCACGAGCGATACGACGACGGCAGGCAAGCGCCTTCTGGTTGCGAGCCCGCGCGGTTTTTGCGCCGGAGTTTCGTACGCGATCGAGATCGTCGATCTCGTGCTCGACCACTACGGACCTCCGGTCTGGGTTCGCCACGAAATCGTCCACAACCGCCACGTCTGCGACCGCCTGCGAGCGCGTGGAGCGATCTTCGTCGACGATCTCTCGCTGGTCCCGCCCGGCAGCCTGCTGATCTTCTCTGCGCACGGCGTGGCGCCATCGGTGCGCAACGAGGCCGACGGCAGGAACCTTCGCGTCATCGACGCAACCTGCCCGCTGGTGACCAAGGTGCACCTCGAAGCACTGCGCTTCGCCCGCGAAGACTACCGGATCCTGTTGATCGGCCACCGCGGCCACGTCGAGGTCGAAGGGACGCTCGGGCACGCTCCCGAGCGCATGTGCCTCGTCGAGACGGTCGCCGACGTCGAAGCGCTCGACCTTGCCGCCGACGAGCGGATTGCGGTCGTCACGCAGACCACGCTCTCGGTGGACGACACGCGCGAAGTCGTCGAAGCCATCCAGCGCCGCTTCCCGCAGGCTCGCACCCCGAAGAAAGACGACATCTGCTACGCCACGCAGAACAGGCAGACTGCCGTCAAGGACCTCGCTCTTCGCTGCGGCCTCGTGCTCGTGATCGGCTCTCCGAGCTCGAGCAACGCCAACCGTCTCGTCGAAGTTGCCAGAACCACCGGTGCGCGCGCGCACCTGATCGAATGCGCCGCCGACGTCAACGCCGACTGGCTGGCCGATACGGCAGCAGTCGGCCTTACGGCCGGCGCATCGACGCCCGAAGGTCTCGTTCAGGAAACGATCGAACGCCTGCGCTTGCTCGGCTGCAACGAAGCCGAGGATCTCGAGACGGCGCGCGAGAACGTCACGTTCACGCTGCCCCGCGAGCTGCGCGCGATCGCGTCGGCGCGCGATCCGCGCGAGCTCGAAGCGCAGCGGCTGCCGCGCGGGCAGCAATAG
- a CDS encoding A/G-specific adenine glycosylase, whose product MPRDASEGPLSSPRQAATARRALLSWYAQSRRELPWRSRRNPWRVWVSEVMLQQTRVEAVVEPYKRFMRRFPSIAAIARAHEDDVLAEWSGLGYYRRARMLHAGARCVAAEHSGRIPRSREALEGIPGIGSYTASAILAIAFGEREAALDANVLRVVARIGGVTDPRSADGRKNVVDLAARLVDCDSPGEINEALMDLGSAVCTAKIARCELCPLARICSARASGDPLAFAPLRARKAPREIELACAMVVVGGRVLLLRRSRGDALLAGLWELPTIERGEAACSNGEASSDVETALADLVRARAALDVSIAGRSFEIRHDIVGRKIRASVYEARVRGTLPRRLPEGARLLDHTGRSRVGMPALPAKAIEAFFGGTARRARFDGFEGSGGAADPEGRVVAPSIAARAAAAALRARADRAPTRSRAARGAA is encoded by the coding sequence GTGCCTCGGGACGCCAGCGAAGGACCACTCAGCTCCCCGCGGCAAGCGGCAACTGCGCGCCGCGCGCTGCTTTCGTGGTACGCGCAGTCGCGGCGCGAGCTGCCGTGGCGAAGCCGTCGCAATCCATGGCGGGTTTGGGTCTCCGAAGTGATGCTGCAGCAGACTCGCGTCGAGGCGGTGGTCGAGCCGTACAAGCGATTCATGCGCAGATTCCCGTCGATCGCAGCGATCGCCCGCGCGCACGAGGACGACGTGCTCGCCGAGTGGTCGGGCCTCGGCTACTACCGAAGGGCGCGAATGCTTCATGCCGGCGCACGCTGCGTTGCCGCCGAGCATTCCGGCCGCATTCCACGTTCGCGCGAAGCACTCGAGGGCATTCCCGGAATCGGGTCGTACACCGCGAGCGCCATCCTTGCGATCGCGTTCGGTGAGCGCGAAGCGGCGCTCGATGCGAACGTGCTGCGCGTCGTTGCACGCATCGGCGGAGTCACCGATCCGCGCTCGGCGGACGGTCGCAAAAACGTCGTCGACCTCGCAGCGCGGCTCGTCGATTGCGACAGCCCGGGAGAAATCAACGAAGCGTTGATGGATCTCGGCTCGGCGGTCTGTACTGCGAAGATCGCGCGCTGCGAGCTCTGCCCGCTGGCGCGAATCTGCAGTGCGCGTGCGAGCGGTGATCCGCTCGCATTCGCCCCGCTGCGCGCGCGAAAAGCGCCGCGCGAAATCGAGCTCGCGTGTGCGATGGTCGTCGTCGGCGGCCGTGTGCTGCTGCTGCGACGATCGCGCGGCGATGCGCTGCTCGCCGGGCTGTGGGAGCTGCCGACAATCGAAAGGGGCGAAGCCGCCTGCTCGAACGGCGAAGCCTCCTCGGACGTCGAAACCGCGCTCGCGGACCTCGTGCGCGCGCGAGCGGCACTCGATGTGTCGATCGCCGGTCGATCTTTCGAAATCCGTCACGACATCGTCGGCCGCAAGATCCGCGCGTCAGTTTACGAAGCGAGAGTCCGCGGAACGCTTCCGCGCCGGCTGCCGGAAGGCGCGCGGCTACTCGATCACACCGGCAGGAGCCGCGTCGGAATGCCGGCGCTGCCAGCGAAGGCGATCGAGGCGTTTTTCGGCGGTACCGCGCGGCGTGCGCGATTCGACGGATTCGAGGGCTCGGGCGGCGCGGCCGACCCGGAGGGACGCGTCGTTGCGCCGTCTATTGCTGCCCGCGCGGCAGCCGCTGCGCTTCGAGCTCGCGCGGATCGCGCGCCGACGCGATCGCGCGCAGCTCGCGGGGCAGCGTGA
- a CDS encoding TetR/AcrR family transcriptional regulator, whose product MEYRDLMGSAGTATVVTVDGRRARAVKTREAIVDAAIALLDSGDLKPTAASIASQAGLSVRSVFQHFADLEDLFVAVSDRQTNRVARLYTGTNYDGDLPSRIDVFVNYRSNLYETIAPIRRAAMLQEPFSRIVAERLELARNLHRFDVERAFGPELNVARAGGDNRLGDTIAAFCTFQVWDEMRRFSGYDVATATAEMRRVVCALLQPFA is encoded by the coding sequence ATGGAATATAGGGACCTCATGGGTTCGGCGGGTACTGCGACGGTCGTTACCGTCGACGGGCGAAGAGCGCGCGCGGTCAAGACGCGCGAAGCGATCGTCGACGCGGCCATCGCTCTCCTCGACAGTGGCGACCTCAAGCCGACCGCAGCCTCGATCGCCTCGCAGGCGGGACTTTCCGTACGTTCGGTCTTCCAGCACTTCGCCGACCTCGAGGACCTGTTCGTGGCGGTCTCGGATCGCCAGACCAACCGTGTGGCGCGCCTCTACACGGGTACGAACTACGATGGCGACCTGCCGTCGCGCATCGACGTGTTCGTCAACTACCGCTCCAACCTTTACGAGACGATCGCGCCGATCCGGCGTGCCGCAATGCTCCAGGAGCCGTTCTCGAGAATCGTTGCGGAGCGCCTCGAGCTCGCCCGCAACCTTCACCGATTCGATGTCGAGCGCGCGTTTGGCCCCGAGCTCAACGTCGCGCGGGCCGGGGGTGACAACCGGCTTGGAGATACGATCGCGGCGTTCTGCACGTTCCAGGTCTGGGACGAGATGCGGCGCTTTTCCGGCTACGACGTCGCAACCGCCACCGCCGAGATGCGCCGCGTGGTCTGCGCACTGCTGCAGCCCTTCGCATAG
- a CDS encoding D-alanyl-D-alanine carboxypeptidase family protein: MQTSAGNQVSNVPVKGLKQAGLHTIVAALTALAALRAGPASATPTAPASRYASIVIDADTGSVLYERNADLPRYPASLTKIMTLYLAFEALATKKLSLTDELPVSAYAAGRDPSRLDLAPGSRLKVEDAIRAITTKSANDAACIIAEALGGGSEKHFAERMTAKAKALGLTQTTFLNASGLPEDGHLTSARDLALLCKALIQKYPDFYRYFSTDTFEFHGTRFNNQNRFLHTYYGADGIKTGFVNASGHNLAASAVRGGKRLIAVVLGGDTQAWTREHATRLLDVSYAKIDPSLVMVASNAVNAADEAAESAPTVTAAVASPPAPQTPVVQGSQPPPPPAVATTATASPLPLPNATANLTAFVATSTAPGSPGPAASTGTVSDSVPTKPVPAAATKPAQAAAPVPALAEPARSAAAASPPASPNSSTGRAASEKAPPQQKEPTPAATHSAAPPAAIVPASAAPAAATAATPIAAPPKSPQKPAEASVPVAAAPAGSSGGALPVVETVSSSSGAATGGDWSVQVGLFRDATVARRRGEEARQQMPMQLRGADLVVGRAVDGVHVTSRLSRLTEQDARAACNELQRGRVPCVVVPPGRPLIVATN, from the coding sequence TTGCAGACCTCAGCGGGGAATCAGGTCAGTAACGTGCCGGTAAAGGGGCTGAAACAGGCAGGTCTTCATACGATCGTGGCGGCGCTCACGGCACTTGCAGCCCTGCGCGCGGGCCCCGCATCCGCAACGCCGACCGCACCCGCTTCACGCTACGCATCGATCGTCATCGACGCAGACACCGGGTCCGTTCTTTACGAACGCAACGCCGATCTGCCGCGCTATCCGGCTTCGCTCACCAAGATCATGACGCTGTACCTCGCCTTCGAGGCACTGGCGACAAAGAAGCTCTCGCTCACCGACGAGCTTCCCGTCTCTGCGTATGCCGCGGGCCGCGACCCGTCGCGACTCGACCTCGCCCCCGGCTCCAGGCTCAAAGTCGAGGATGCGATTCGCGCGATCACGACCAAATCCGCCAACGATGCCGCCTGCATCATCGCGGAGGCGCTCGGCGGCGGAAGCGAGAAGCACTTCGCTGAACGGATGACCGCCAAGGCCAAGGCGCTCGGACTTACCCAGACCACGTTCCTGAATGCATCGGGCCTGCCGGAAGACGGGCATCTGACGAGCGCCCGCGATCTGGCGCTGCTCTGCAAGGCGCTGATCCAGAAATATCCGGACTTCTACCGTTACTTCTCGACGGACACGTTCGAGTTTCACGGCACCCGCTTCAACAACCAGAACCGCTTCCTCCACACCTACTACGGCGCCGACGGCATCAAGACCGGATTCGTCAATGCATCGGGTCATAATCTTGCTGCGTCGGCGGTTCGCGGCGGCAAGCGCCTGATCGCCGTCGTCCTCGGCGGCGACACACAGGCCTGGACGAGAGAACACGCCACCCGCCTGCTCGACGTCTCGTACGCGAAGATCGATCCGAGCCTGGTGATGGTCGCGAGCAATGCGGTCAATGCTGCCGACGAAGCGGCGGAGTCCGCGCCCACGGTGACCGCCGCAGTCGCATCGCCGCCGGCGCCGCAGACCCCCGTGGTGCAAGGCTCCCAGCCGCCTCCGCCGCCTGCCGTGGCGACTACCGCCACTGCGAGCCCGCTCCCGCTTCCCAACGCGACGGCGAATCTGACGGCATTCGTCGCCACCTCGACCGCACCAGGATCTCCTGGACCTGCGGCAAGTACCGGCACCGTGTCGGACTCCGTACCCACGAAGCCTGTTCCCGCGGCAGCAACGAAGCCCGCACAGGCTGCTGCGCCCGTCCCGGCGCTCGCCGAGCCCGCCAGATCTGCAGCGGCAGCGAGTCCGCCGGCCTCCCCGAATTCGTCGACCGGCCGTGCCGCGAGCGAGAAAGCGCCGCCACAGCAGAAAGAGCCGACGCCGGCGGCAACGCATTCTGCCGCTCCTCCTGCCGCAATCGTTCCTGCGTCGGCAGCACCGGCTGCCGCCACTGCTGCAACTCCGATCGCTGCACCCCCGAAATCTCCGCAGAAACCCGCCGAGGCTTCCGTGCCCGTTGCGGCCGCTCCTGCCGGATCAAGCGGCGGCGCGCTGCCAGTCGTCGAGACAGTCTCATCGTCTTCGGGCGCGGCCACCGGCGGGGACTGGTCGGTGCAGGTCGGTCTGTTCCGCGATGCAACGGTTGCTCGCCGCCGCGGTGAGGAAGCGCGCCAGCAGATGCCCATGCAGCTTCGCGGCGCCGATCTCGTCGTCGGGCGCGCCGTGGACGGCGTGCACGTGACGTCGCGCCTCAGCAGGCTCACCGAGCAGGACGCCCGCGCTGCCTGCAACGAGCTTCAGCGAGGGCGCGTGCCGTGCGTCGTCGTGCCTCCCGGCCGGCCGCTGATCGTCGCCACCAACTGA